A region of Ammospiza nelsoni isolate bAmmNel1 chromosome 8, bAmmNel1.pri, whole genome shotgun sequence DNA encodes the following proteins:
- the ENTPD1 gene encoding ectonucleoside triphosphate diphosphohydrolase 1, translating to MDEPKVTGTKPKMSSTRTILLILGFLSTLAVIALIAVAVTQNQPLPKNIKYGIVLDAGSSHTNLYVYEWPAEKENDTGVVRQVEVCKVEGPGISGYSHATEKAGPSLAQCLQQAEDVIPSAQHKETPVYLGATAGMRLLRLQNKSAAENVLSSVGNTLRSAPFNFQGARIITGQEEGAYGWITINYLLGNFKQSGWKKLLHSLKSLSETSGALDLGGASTQITFVSKDLTSESPENQLYFRLYGKDYQVYTHSFLCYGKDQALQQKLARDFQTMENSSLPDPCFHKGYERTINISDFFKNPCTSDKKKQLPFSQLYIKGEGDYQKCRESIQKLFNKSNCPYSSCSFNGIYLPPLQGDFGAFSAFYFVMNFLNLTSEPNPFALNKVISTIESFCARPWQEVKTAYHHIKEKYLSEYCFSGAYILSLLENGYEFTEDNWQMIHFLGKIGSSDAGWTLGYMLNLTNMIPAEEPAGPPLSHGSYVGLMVLCSLVLVSVLLFAWLLFHKPKCLQKGIV from the exons ATGGACGAGCCAAAGG TCACAGGTACCAAACCAAAGATGTCCTCAACAAGAACAATTCTACTCATCCTGGGATTCCTCTCCACTTTGGCTGTAATTGCTTTAATTGCTGTAGCAGTGACCCAAAACCAGCCACTTCCGAAGAATATTAAG TATGGGATCGTGCTGGATGCGGGGTCGTCCCACACCAACCTCTACGTGTACGAGTGGCCAGCAGAGAAGGAGAACGACACCGGCGTGGTGAGGCAGGTGGAGGTGTGTAAAGTTGAAG GCCCTGGGATCTCAGGTTACTCCCATGCCACAGAGAAGGCAGGCCCCTCTCTGGCACAGTGCCTACAACAAGCAGAAGACGTGattccctcagcacagcacaaagaGACACCCGTCTACCTCGGAGCAACTGCTGGCATGCGGCTTCTCAG GTTGCAGAATAAAAGCGCAGCAGAAAACGTCTTGTCCTCAGTAGGAAACACACTACGCTCAGCTCCCTTCAACTTCCAGGGTGCCAGAATCATCACTGGTCAGGAAGAAGGAGCCTATGGATGGATCACCATTAACTACCTTCTGGGCAATTTCAAGCAG tctGGCTGGAAAAAGCTTCTACACTCCCTGAAATCCTTAAGTGAGACATCAGGAGCACTGGACCTAGGAGGAGCCTCCACACAGATTACCTTTGTATCAAAGGACCTCACTTCTGAGTCCCCAGAGAACCAGCTCTACTTCCGTCTCTACGGCAAGGATTACCAAGTGTACACCCACAGCTTTCTCTGCTATGGGAAGGaccaggctctgcagcagaaaCTGGCCAGGGAT TTTCAGACCATGGAGAACAGCAGTCTACCCGACCCATGCTTTCACAAGGGTTATGAGAGGACTATAAATATTAGTGACTTCTTCAAAAACCCTTGCACATCAGACAAGAAAAAGCAATTACCTTTCAGCCAGCTGTACATAAAGGGAGAGGGGGACTATCAGAAGTGCCGGGAAAGCATCCAGAAACTCTTCAACAAAAGCAATTGTCCTTACTCCAGTTGCTCCTTCAATGGGATATACCTACCTCCATTAcaaggggattttggg gctttttctgctttctattTTGTGATGAACTTTTTGAACCTGACCAGTGAACCAAACCCCTTTGCCCTGAACAAAGTGATCAGCACCATTGAGAGCTTCTGTGCCCGGCCTTGGCAAGAG GTGAAGACAGCATATCACCACATCAAAGAAAAGTACCTGAGTGAATATTGCTTCTCTGGAGCCTATATCCTCTCTCTCCTGGAAAATGGCTATGAGTTCACTGAAGACAACTGGCAAATGATCCACTTCCTTGGAAAG attGGCAGCAGTGATGCAGGTTGGACCCTGGGCTACATGCTGAACCTGACCAACATGATCCCTGCAGAGGAGCCAGCCGGGCCCCCTCTCTCCCATGGCAGCTATGTGGGGCTGATGGTGCTGTGCTCCCTCGTGCTGGTGTCTGTGCTCCTGTTTGCCTGGCTTCTCTTCCACAAGCCCAAGTGCCTGCAGAAGGGGATTGTTTAG